GCAGTGTTGGCCCACACAGGTGCGCAGGCCCGACAAAAATACGATTAATGAATTTGTCTGCACGCCGCACCCTGCGCGACCCCCTGGGGGTTGAAGGTTCTGGTTATGGGAATGCGGGTCCAGCAGTCGGTTACGCGGGTCCGGTAGGCTTCAGCGGACCTGATATGTGTAACATTTTTGATCGTCCTGCGACCCATAAGTTGCAATCATCAATCAAAAACCGCTACTACTATGGAACTCGTATCGCAACAAACCCTCCGGGAAGACCGCCAGCTGCTTACCGTCACCCACCTGACGCAATTGCTCGGTTACATCATTGGTTTCGGGAGCCTGATTGTCCCCCTGATTATCTGGCTGAGTTCCCGCAATACGGTTATGGACATGGATGCACACGGCAAGGCCATCTTAAACCTCCAGTTAAGCCTGATTGTTTATATCATCGTGGGAATTCCGGCCATCCTGCTCCTTGGGCTCGGTATCCTGATACTGATCGGGGCGGCCGTTCTGGGCTTTGTTTTGCCCATTGTAAACGCCGTTCGGGCCAGCAATGGGGAAGCCCCCAGCCAGTTTATGACCATTCGGTTTTTCGGTGCTTGAACCTCAGGAATTGCGCAATGCCCCAGGCCAATAGGCGCAGGTGGGGTCTGGCGGCCGGGTAAACCACCTCGGTCCGGTAGGCCTCCATCCGGTTGGCAAGGTCCTCTTTGTGCTTCAGGTCGCCCCAACCCAGGTCTACGATCCGCAGGTCGTTGGCAAAGGCCCAGCGAATTTTCTCCAGCAGCATGAGTTTGCCCAGGCCAAAAGGTTCATATTCCGTGTCGAACCCGGTAATGGCGCTGGCCATTACCCCCTGGCGATGGTAGTTCAATCCGATGGAAATAGGGGTGTCGCCATCGTAAATGGCCATCAGGGAGGCTTGGTTATCCCGGATCCGGTCCCAGGTATGGCGCACAATGTCCTCCCAGCGGCCCAGCGAATCGTGGTTGACGTCTTTTTGGGCAAAACGGCGTCCGATCATGGTTCGCAACCCGGCCATCAACTCCCGGTAGGTCCCCGGGTCCATATTTTCAGTATGCACTGTAAAACGAAAATCCACCCGATCCTCCAACCGCCTTTTCAGGCGCCGGCAATTCTTATATCGCCGGCTTCCCAGACAGTCCCGCAAAAACGCTTCGATTTCTTCTGCAGGGGATAAATCGACCAGGTAGCTCCGGTGCAACCTGCACGTGTACGATTTGAATCCGGATTGAAGTTGCGGGCCGCCACCAGGCAAATAAGGGGGAATCAGGTGGACGACAGATATCCCGCCTGAAGCAGGTGTCCGGGTGTCTGGCAGGCCCTTTGCGCCCTGGTAAAACCAGGGCAGGCAGTCTTCCTCATAAAGAAGGTTGTGGAAATGCAGGTGGCGGATCACCGGCCGCAGGCTGTCAGGAATTCAGCATTACCGGCATAACCAGCATGGTGATGAATTCGCCTTCGTCCAGGCCGTCTGCAGGGGTCAGTATCCCGGCCCGGTTGGGCAGGCTCATCTCCAGGGAAATCTCATCCGACCCGAGATTTCCGAGCATTTCCACCAAAAACCGCGAATTGAACCCGATCTGCAGGTCGTCGCCCTGGTAGGAACAGGTGAGCCGCTCCTCGGCCTTGTTGCTGTAGTCCACATCCTCCGCGGAAATATTCAGCTCCGCCCCGGCAATTTTCAGCCGGATCTGGTGGGTGGTTTTATTGGAAAAGATGGAAACCCTTCGAACGGAACTCAGCAGTTGGGAGCGCTGGATCACCAATTTGTTCGGGTTTTCCTTCGGGATAACCGCCTCGTAGTTCGGGTACTTCCCGTCGATCAGCCGGCACACCAGGACGGTATTGGCAAAGAGGAACTTCGCATTGCTGTCGTTGTAAGCTACCGTAACAGGGTCTTCGCTTCCCGCCAGGATGCCCTTGAGGAGGTTCAGGGGTTTCTTGGGCATGATAAACTCCGCCACTTCGGATGCCTGTACGTCTGTCCGCCGGTATTTGACAAGTTTGTGGGCATCCGTGGCCACAAAGGTCAGCCCCTCGGGCGAAAACTGGAAGAATACGCCGCTCATCACCGGGCGCAGGTCGTCATTCCCGGCGGCGAAAAGGGTTTTATCGATAGCGGTGGCCAGGATGTCCCCCATGATTTCCGTTTTGCTCGGGTCCGGGAGTTCCACGGCCTTCGGGAATTCGGCCCCGTCCGCATAGGCCAGGGCGTATTTCCCGTGGCTGGAACTGATCTCCACCGTATTATTGTCCTCGACAACAAAGGTCAGCGGCTGTTCGGGGAAGGTCTTGAGGGTATCCAGCAGCAACCGGGCCGGGACGGCAATGGTCCCTTTATCCCCGGAATCGACCTCCAGTTCCGAACTCATGGTTGTTTCCAGGTCGGAAGCGGATACTGTCAGCTTCGTGCCATTCAGGTCAAAGAGGAAATTATCGAGGATGGGCAGCGTATTGCTGTTGCTGATGACGCCTCCGAGTACCTGGAGTTGTTTCAGTAGATACGTGCTTGAAACTATGAATTTCATTGAAAAAATGCTTTAAAACGCCGGAAATCCCCGGTGGTTTGGCTCTTTTTGGGTGTTCTGACAAATATATCCCAAATGTGGGTTGAAGGAAAACAAACTTATCAACAGGAATCAGGCGTACCGGCGCCGTCGGATATACCGGAAAAGGCCGCCAAAGAGCAGGAGCAGTGCAATGGGAAGCCCGATATTCAGGAGTTGCCATTGGGTTTTCTCGGCTGCCGCTTTCCGGGGGTCGAGCAGCGGGATAGCCACCTCCTTATTGCGGATGTTTATAAGTCCGTTATCCTCCAGCAGATAATTGACTGCATTCACGAGGAATTCCTTGTTGCCGTAGAAATTATTCGTCCATTTGTCATAGCCGAGTTCCAGGGGCCGGCCATTCTGCAACTGGTTGGAGGCGAGGTCCCCGTCGGATACAACGATCATTCGGTTTTCAAGGCCCTGCTCCCGGTAGTCCGGCAGGTCCACAGGTCGGATCCGGTTGGCATAAGCGGAGCGGAAGGCACCTTCCACCAGTACTGCCAATGGCAGGTTGCCCGGCACAAATCG
This genomic window from Robiginitalea biformata HTCC2501 contains:
- a CDS encoding DUF4870 domain-containing protein → MELVSQQTLREDRQLLTVTHLTQLLGYIIGFGSLIVPLIIWLSSRNTVMDMDAHGKAILNLQLSLIVYIIVGIPAILLLGLGILILIGAAVLGFVLPIVNAVRASNGEAPSQFMTIRFFGA
- the dnaN gene encoding DNA polymerase III subunit beta yields the protein MKFIVSSTYLLKQLQVLGGVISNSNTLPILDNFLFDLNGTKLTVSASDLETTMSSELEVDSGDKGTIAVPARLLLDTLKTFPEQPLTFVVEDNNTVEISSSHGKYALAYADGAEFPKAVELPDPSKTEIMGDILATAIDKTLFAAGNDDLRPVMSGVFFQFSPEGLTFVATDAHKLVKYRRTDVQASEVAEFIMPKKPLNLLKGILAGSEDPVTVAYNDSNAKFLFANTVLVCRLIDGKYPNYEAVIPKENPNKLVIQRSQLLSSVRRVSIFSNKTTHQIRLKIAGAELNISAEDVDYSNKAEERLTCSYQGDDLQIGFNSRFLVEMLGNLGSDEISLEMSLPNRAGILTPADGLDEGEFITMLVMPVMLNS
- a CDS encoding GNAT family N-acetyltransferase, with the protein product MIRHLHFHNLLYEEDCLPWFYQGAKGLPDTRTPASGGISVVHLIPPYLPGGGPQLQSGFKSYTCRLHRSYLVDLSPAEEIEAFLRDCLGSRRYKNCRRLKRRLEDRVDFRFTVHTENMDPGTYRELMAGLRTMIGRRFAQKDVNHDSLGRWEDIVRHTWDRIRDNQASLMAIYDGDTPISIGLNYHRQGVMASAITGFDTEYEPFGLGKLMLLEKIRWAFANDLRIVDLGWGDLKHKEDLANRMEAYRTEVVYPAARPHLRLLAWGIAQFLRFKHRKTEWS